From Aedes albopictus strain Foshan chromosome 1, AalbF5, whole genome shotgun sequence, one genomic window encodes:
- the LOC134288459 gene encoding uncharacterized protein K02A2.6-like: MNFVKPPEFNVGDSWPLYEERLKRFFVAYGIEEAKDERRAAFLLTAVSMEVYQIVKNLCFPKLPEEKKFSEVCDLLKQRFTPTLVVFRERARFFKARQGDAKSIMEWSTRLKKLAANCDFGEDLDVFIKNLFVVGLRRGPLFERVCEEEATASFDVLMKIALKKESTLQQRGVLNVHKIQQGAEKKQCKSDSRCFACGRGDHDFRKCQYKSYVCKLCDKKGHLAKVCPTKDSEQPKEKKKPCGQKRSPRISHLRINKLEVPPPVMVGISVNGCPVRFEVDTGSPVNAISKDLYDQLFSAIPLDTDSREEFVCYNGSGFRAVGTFKAELRYNEHVSKEELYVFEGTRQPLLGRQTMCRWNLKIDFCHVSEKKVDCKEQLKPLLLKHAEVFEGELGCFKHGKVHLSLKEEAVPKFCKPRKVPFAFKEKVEAELDRLEESGIISKAPSSEAEWGTPLVPVLKKDSSIRLCADYRITVNPFLVDNRHPFPVIDEIFAALQGGKYFSKLDLKNAYYQLEVDADTRHLLAWSTHRVVYLMNRLPFGTKTACAIFQATLEKVLQGCRGTVSYLDDVMVSGRTVEEHLENLNAVLTRLKEAGFVLNMQKCEFFKQEVGYLGHVIDQDGLHKDPEKVQAIMDVKPPKDAKEVRAFVGLANYYAKFCPSLAQCMKPLYELLRDDVKFSWTENRQRAFAAIKKLLSEDTVLVHYNSDMPIKLYCDASNEGIGAVIVHEFPDKSERPISFASRVFKKHEAGYSVIDKEALAIYYRINKFNTYLQGRHFKLMTDHKPLTSLFSPKGVPETAAGRLQRWAVFLSNCDYEIQHVKGVRNVPADFLSRHPIGNDGSEEDEDEAVSFLNFVEAETRSLVERKQIIVESRRDKLLNRVAEYVKSGWPQMIQEEDLKVFHRKRDELSVEEGVLLWGYRIVVPTKLRKFLLDELHSVHLGIVKMKSLARSYFWWPSLDKEIEDMGKKCEMCMQQRPERSDPISPWRLTSAPCDRVHVDHFSFRGAEFLVMVDSHSKWIEVFPVRTLTSKETVEKISEFIGRFGSIGTLVSDNGTAFSSEEFQDFCSSRGIKHLRTAPYSPCSNGAAENAVKTAKHALKKLSSDPAFQRKSVSLQLSAYLEMYRATKHATTGESPFKLMFGREMRIRFDKLKVNHEKRQREKIEEHHLKQKRTVFKIGEKVYARDYRNPKKPLWVRAKIVKKIGAVLYECVSDDLGIIKRRSHQLLKYPFDDYDDEASQPTGAGTQPNDASSEESEYGSLGESDTEERARQQPPPAGSYVTRYNRVVLPPRRLGEE, from the coding sequence ATGAATTTCGTCAAGCCACCAGAATTCAACGTTGGAGATTCGTGGCCGCTTTATGAAGAACGCCTGAAGCGATTTTTTGTGGCGTATGGAATCGAAGAAGCGAAAGACGAACGGCGAGCTGCTTTCCTGTTGACTGCGGTTTCCATGGAAGTCTATCAAATCGTGAAAAATTTGTGCTTCCCGAAGCTTCCTGAAGAAAAGAAGTTTTCCGAGGTCTGCGACTTGCTGAAGCAGCGGTTTACCCCGACGCTGGTTGTGTTCCGAGAGCGAGCACGGTTTTTCAAAGCCCGGCAAGGTGATGCGAAATCGATAATGGAATGGTCCACGAGGTTGAAGAAGCTAGCAGCCAATTGCGATTTTGGAGAAGATCTGGACGTGTTCATCAAGAACTTGTTCGTGGTTGGACTGCGTCGCGGTCCACTATTCGAGCGAGTATGCGAGGAAGAAGCTACGGCCAGTTTCGACGTTTTGATGAAGATCGCACTGAAGAAAGAATCGACCCTCCAACAGCGTGGCGTTTTGAACGTGCACAAGATCCAGCAAGGTGCGGAGAAGAAGCAGTGCAAGAGTGATTCACGGTGTTTCGCCTGCGGAAGAGGTGATCACGATTTCCGGAAATGCCAATACAAGAGTTACGTGTGCAAGCTTTGCGATAAGAAGGGACACCTTGCCAAGGTGTGTCCCACTAAGGATTCGGAGCAACCAAAGGAGAAGAAGAAGCCGTGTGGACAGAAGCGAAGCCCCAGGATCAGCCATTTGAGGATCAACAAGCTGGAAGTGCCCCCACCGGTTATGGTTGGTATCAGTGTCAACGGATGTCCTGTACGTTTTGAGGTGGATACCGGGAGCCCGGTGAACGCCATATCGAAGGATCTGTATGACCAGTTGTTTTCTGCGATACCGTTGGACACCGATTCGAGAGAGGAATTCGTCTGTTACAACGGGTCTGGTTTCCGTGCGGTTGGCACATTCAAGGCGGAGCTGCGGTACAACGAGCACGTGTCCAAGGAAGAGCTCTACGTTTTCGAGGGAACGAGGCAGCCACTGCTCGGACGGCAAACAATGTGCCGTTGGAATTTGAAGATCGATTTTTGCCACGTGTCGGAGAAGAAGGTTGACTGCAAGGAGCAGTTGAAGCCATTGCTGCTGAAGCATGCTGAAGTTTTCGAAGGTGAGTTGGGCTGTTTCAAGCATGGCAAGGTGCATTTGTCCCTGAAGGAGGAAGCAGTTCCCAAGTTCTGCAAGCCAAGAAAGGTTCCGTTCGCGTTCAAGGAGAAGGTGGAAGCGGAACTGGATCGACTGGAAGAGTCCGGCATTATTTCGAAAGCGCCATCGTCAGAAGCAGAATGGGGTACACCGCTAGTCCCCGTTCTGAAGAAGGATTCGTCCATCAGGCTGTGTGCAGATTATCGGATCACGGTCAACCCGTTTTTGGTGGACAACCGTCACCCTTTCCCGGTGATAGACGAGATTTTTGCGGCGCTGCAAGGAGGTAAATATTTTTCGAAGCTCGACCTGAAGAACGCCTATTATCAGCTAGAGGTGGACGCAGACACAAGACATTTGCTGGCTTGGAGCACGCACAGAGTTGTGTACCTGATGAACCGGCTGCCATTCGGAACCAAGACAGCCTGTGCCATTTTTCAAGCGACGTTGGAGAAAGTTCTACAAGGCTGTCGTGGCACAGTCAGTTATCTGGACGACGTTATGGTGTCAGGTAGAACCGTGGAAGAACACCTGGAAAACCTGAATGCGGTGCTAACGCGACTCAAGGAAGCGGGATTCGTACTGAACATGCAGAAGTGCGAATTTTTCAAACAAGAAGTCGGTTATCTTGGTCACGTCATTGACCAGGATGGCCTGCACAAGGACCCTGAAAAAGTTCAAGCAATTATGGATGTCAAACCGCCGAAGGATGCCAAGGAAGTTCGAGCATTCGTGGGCCTAGCGAACTATTATGCGAAGTTTTGCCCAAGTTTGGCCCAGTGTATGAAACCGTTGTACGAGCTGCTGAGGGACGACGTGAAGTTTTCTTGGACGGAGAATCGGCAGAGAGCGTTTGCAGCCATCAAGAAGCTGCTCTCGGAGGACACGGTACTGGTGCATTACAACTCGGACATGCCGATCAAGCTCTATTGCGACGCTTCGAACGAAGGAATTGGAGCTGTTATCGTTCATGAGTTTCCGGACAAGAGTGAACGACCGATATCTTTTGCATCGAGGGTGTTCAAGAAGCACGAAGCAGGATATTCCGTGATCGACAAAGAAGCACTGGCCATCTATTACAGAATCAACAAGTTCAACACTTACCTGCAAGGACGACATTTCAAGCTCATGACGGATCACAAGCCTTTGACAAGCCTCTTCAGTCCTAAGGGTGTTCCGGAGACAGCAGCTGGACGTTTGCAGCGATGGGCAGTTTTCCTGTCGAACTGTGACTACGAGATTCAACATGTGAAAGGAGTTCGAAACGTTCCAGCGGATTTTTTGTCAAGACACCCCATTGGTAACGACGGAAGCGAAGAAGACGAGGACGAAGCGGTAAGTTTCCTGAATTTTGTGGAAGCTGAGACCCGTTCATTGGTGGAGCGCAAGCAGATCATCGTCGAAAGCCGCCGTGACAAGTTGTTGAACCGTGTAGCTGAATACGTTAAATCTGGTTGGCCGCAAATGATCCAAGAAGAGGACCTGAAGGTTTTCCACCGGAAGCGAGATGAGCTGAGCGTTGAAGAAGGAGTTCTACTTTGGGGTTACCGGATTGTAGTTCCTACCAAGCTGAGGAAGTTTTTGCTAGACGAGCTCCATTCAGTCCACCTGGGGATCGTGAAGATGAAGAGTTTGGCCAGGTCATATTTTTGGTGGCCATCCCTGGACAAAGAAATCGAGGACATGGGTAAGAAGTGCGAGATGTGCATGCAGCAGCGACCAGAGCGAAGCGATCCAATTTCTCCGTGGCGTTTAACCAGCGCCCCCTGTGATCGAGTCCACGTTGATCATTTCTCGTTTCGTGGTGCTGAGTTCCTGGTGATGGTGGATAGCCACAGCAAGTGGATCGAGGTGTTTCCAGTACGCACGCTGACTTCGAAGGAAACAGTGGAGAAGATCTCCGAATTCATCGGAAGATTCGGTTCCATCGGTACACTGGTGTCCGACAACGGGACTGCATTTTCTTCGGAGGAGTTTCAAGATTTTTGTTCATCCCGGGGAATCAAGCACTTGCGGACAGCACCCTACAGCCCTTGTTCCAATGGTGCTGCAGAGAACGCAGTCAAAACAGCCAAGCACGCGTTGAAGAAGCTATCATCGGATCCGGCGTTCCAGCGAAAGTCGGTATCGTTGCAGTTGAGCGCATATCTGGAGATGTATCGCGCCACCAAGCACGCGACAACCGGTGAAAGTCCCTTCAAGTTGATGTTCGGAAGAGAGATGAGAATCCGTTTCGACAAGCTGAAGGTAAATCACGAAAAACGACAACGCGAGAAGATTGAAGAACACCACCTCAAACAGAAGAGAACGGTATTCAAGATTGGTGAGAAAGTCTATGCAAGAGACTACCGAAATCCGAAGAAGCCACTATGGGTACGAGCAAAAATCGTCAAGAAGATTGGAGCTGTCCTATACGAGTGCGTTTCGGACGATCTAGGAATTATCAAGCGCAGGAGCCATCAGTTGTTGAAATACCCTTTCGATGACTATGACGACGAAGCAAGCCAACCCACAGGCGCAGGTACGCAACCGAATGATGCATCTAGTGAAGAGTCGGAATACGGCTCGTTGGGCGAGTCAGACACGGAGGAGCGGGCCAGACAGCAACCACCACCGGCCGGGTCGTACGTAACTAGGTACAATCGAGTTGTGCTGCCACCACGTCGCTTGGGGGAAGAGTAG
- the LOC109401923 gene encoding small ribosomal subunit protein eS10B, which yields MFMPKAHRVAIYEYLFKEGVLVAQKDFYAPKHPELENIPNLHVIKTMQSLKSKNFVKEQFAWRHYYWYLTNEGIEYLRSYLHLPPEIVPSTLKRAARSEPQRARATAGPRSADGPKGGEDRQGYRRTQQAGGPDKKGDVGAGAGDVEFRGPFGRGQRPQ from the exons ATGTTTATGCCCAAAGCCCATCGCGTCGCCATCTATGAGTACCTCTTCAAGGAGGGAGTCCTAGTGGCCCAGAAGGATTTCTATGCCCCGAAGCACCCGGAGCTGGAGAACATCCCCAACCTGCACGTCATCAAGACGATGCAGTCGCTGAAGTCGAAGAACTTCGTCAAGGAGCAGTTCGCCTGGCGCCACTACTACTGGTATCTGACCAACGAGGGTATTGAGTACCTGCGGTCGTACCTGCATCTGCCCCCGGAGATTGTTCCGTCGACGCTGAAGCGTGCCGCCCGTTCGGAGCCACAGCGCGCCCGCGCTACCGCCGGACCCCGTTCCGCCGATGGACCGAAGGGAGGCGAAGACCGACAGGGCTACCGTCGCACCCAGCAGGCCGGAGGTCCGGACAAGAAGGGAGACGTCGGCGCCGGAGCCGGAGATGTGGAATTC CGCGGACCATTCGGCCGAGGACAGAGGCCACAGTAA